From a region of the Apibacter sp. B3706 genome:
- a CDS encoding dockerin type I domain-containing protein encodes MKHFLQFIICYLIFQNNSISQTFNYNSSSNQIPEKEYQALVDIYNQLNGSNWSGSNSWKKWDITENNLHEIKWDGVTVENGHITELSLYYFYDVKGKLPTSIKNLEYLKILNLSSYYIQKDFQGTDWNVLSGLKNLEVLYLYGNKIKGSLPESWGELKKLKHLEVRYNSINQLHSTIGNMENLIRLELDGNQIQELPPSISKCKLEYLDLSYNNFKKVPKELEEIKSLKTVKFYSNQISSIEGFLPYSITNYNLSQQTITLPLITYKGEDIEISLPQLFLYNRAKNDFSQKPSMKLYLRGEKVRGNLPISEKGVVTIPNNLISTIKKGDDLYLYQDTYTQNNTYMGDNYLRFSQVNIELPKVPEKEYQALVDIYNQLNGANWKGYYSSWKKWDITENNLHEVKWDGITVENGHVTELSLYYFYNVKGKLLSSIKNLEYLKILNLSSYYIQKDFRGTDWSILSGLKNLEVLYLYGNKIEGSLPESWGELKKLKHLEVRYNSINQLHSTIGNMEKLIRLELDGNQIQELPPSISKCNLEYLDLSYNNFKKVPKELEEIKSLKTVKFYSNQISSIEGFLPYSITDYNLRKQTITLPLFTYKGEDVEINLPQLFLYDRAKNDFSQKPSMKLYLRGEKVRGNLPISEKGVVTIPNNLISTIKKGDDLYLYQDTYTQNNTYMGDNYLRFSQLNIELPKVPEKEYQALVDIYNQLNGANWKGYYSSWKKWDITENNLHEVKWDGITVENGHVTELSLYYFYNVKGKLPSSIKNLEYLKILNLSSYENIQKDFRGTDWSILSGLKNLEVLYLYGNKIEGSLPESWGELKKLKHLEVRYNSINQLHSTIGNMEKLIRLELDGNQIQELPPSISKCNLEYLDLSYNNFKKVPKELEEIKSLKTVKFYSNQISSIEGFLPYSITDYNLRKQTITLPLFTYKGEDVEINLPQLFLYDRAKNDFSQKPSMKLYLRGEKVRGNLPISEKGVVTIPNNLISTIKKGDDLYLYQDTYTQNNTYMGDNYLRFSQVNIELPKVPEKEYQALVDIYNQLNGANWKGYYSSWKKWDITENNLHEIPWSGVTVENGHVTGLSLYYFYNVKGKLPESIINLEYIKILNFNSYYLDAIDISNSNLEVLSKLKNLEYLNLSRCKIQGVLPESWGEMGKLKTLIISKNDISQLHSTIGNMEKLIRLELDGNQIHDLPKSLIQNHWAISNINFKNQTIKISELETGTNELIIKLPQICVFSINNGSSNLNGKYIFNIYINNVRKGSTYSNNGMLYFKDIASWGVKYGDKVRIEQTEGYAQGTNIYYDKLTFGRQVEATEFEILKKFHSSTLGFLWKNKWDVSKNNLHLENWYGVGIKDGHIISISLPNNLLKGTIPEEISGLKSLEVLNLNSNEIEGELPISLGNLKKLKILNVLSNKISGNIPASLSESKELKKLILSNNNFSGTIHSQVLNELKEINELDLSNNSFTDIDHPLTFNNADIRNQESSKDEYLELKDDKIIVKLNKINLYDTKNSDFKAKNTFYLQANNLNISKSTAKDSLVIFSDINISEIPDNASIAIWQSDGSASGSHNRYKGIVRQSTTPVFDEEYRALVKLYQKTNGNQWKEKWDISSNNLHIQSWKGIIHNEGHIIEINLSDNNLNGIIPKEIADLPKLKSINLSSNRINGIEKIIPSNVTVILDRQTIDLGKLPLSDQTVIKDTSINRYDHKSQKFINQSYSITIGDFSKNITIPEKGIKLVDLIQRWNIPTNQELTLKQISGTTKYSNISYILTYKDGDSNMDGVVNVLDIQTILNYLQSIYPKYFNYSASDINKDSDINLLDVLLLVNQIQSNTLEKNPQIKNEVTSRNLTNNLSIENNILYLENFDQTVSAFDIRLKGGLNENIISLLNPKDFTLHVSKNHELISILCFSTKDGLKVGKHPIAQIPSGSKIVSGLLSNEKAEEIVFQINGKLLNIDDTNEANDLSNKVTNTPNPFSEKTFIKYYLPDNALDVHLTLYDLQGRVVKVVKNLPVNQGNCKYTLFKSNLTPGVYIYFLEQKFRNYKKTYKRKILVTD; translated from the coding sequence ATGAAACACTTTTTACAATTTATTATTTGTTATCTAATTTTTCAAAACAATAGTATATCACAAACTTTTAATTATAACTCTTCTAGCAATCAAATACCTGAAAAAGAATACCAAGCCTTGGTAGATATTTACAACCAATTGAACGGTTCGAATTGGAGTGGATCCAATTCATGGAAAAAATGGGATATAACGGAAAATAATTTACATGAAATAAAATGGGATGGAGTAACAGTAGAAAATGGTCATATAACAGAGTTAAGCCTCTATTATTTTTATGATGTAAAAGGCAAACTACCGACAAGCATAAAAAATTTAGAATACTTAAAAATATTAAATTTATCCTCATATTATATACAAAAAGACTTTCAAGGGACCGATTGGAATGTATTATCCGGATTAAAAAATTTAGAAGTTTTATATCTGTATGGGAATAAAATAAAAGGATCATTACCGGAGAGTTGGGGAGAATTAAAGAAATTAAAGCATTTAGAAGTAAGGTATAACTCAATAAATCAATTACATTCCACCATAGGAAATATGGAAAATTTAATAAGATTAGAATTAGATGGAAATCAAATACAAGAATTACCCCCATCAATTTCTAAATGTAAGTTGGAATATTTAGATCTTTCATATAATAATTTCAAAAAAGTACCGAAAGAACTGGAAGAGATCAAAAGCTTAAAGACAGTAAAATTTTATAGTAATCAAATTTCATCCATAGAGGGATTTTTACCTTATAGCATAACGAATTACAATTTAAGTCAACAAACCATTACTTTACCTCTAATCACATATAAAGGAGAAGATATAGAAATAAGCTTACCCCAACTATTTTTATATAACAGAGCCAAAAATGATTTCAGTCAAAAACCGTCCATGAAACTCTATTTAAGAGGAGAAAAAGTAAGAGGGAATTTACCAATATCAGAAAAAGGGGTGGTTACGATCCCTAATAATTTAATATCCACTATTAAAAAAGGAGATGATCTATATTTATATCAAGATACGTATACACAAAATAATACCTACATGGGAGACAATTATCTACGATTTTCTCAAGTAAATATAGAATTACCGAAAGTACCTGAAAAAGAATACCAAGCCTTAGTAGATATTTATAACCAGCTTAATGGAGCGAACTGGAAAGGATATTATTCTAGTTGGAAAAAATGGGATATAACGGAAAATAATTTACATGAGGTAAAATGGGATGGAATAACGGTAGAGAATGGACATGTTACCGAACTAAGTTTATATTATTTTTATAATGTAAAAGGCAAACTACTGTCAAGCATAAAAAATTTAGAATACTTAAAAATATTAAATTTATCCTCATATTATATACAAAAAGACTTTCGAGGCACCGATTGGAGTATTTTATCAGGATTAAAGAATTTAGAAGTTTTATATCTGTATGGGAATAAAATAGAAGGATCATTACCGGAGAGTTGGGGAGAATTAAAGAAATTAAAGCATTTAGAAGTAAGATATAATTCAATAAATCAATTACATTCCACCATAGGAAATATGGAAAAATTAATAAGATTAGAATTAGATGGAAATCAAATACAAGAATTACCTCCGTCAATTTCTAAATGTAATTTGGAATATTTAGATCTTTCATATAATAATTTCAAAAAAGTACCCAAAGAACTGGAAGAGATCAAAAGCTTAAAGACAGTAAAATTTTATAGTAATCAAATTTCATCCATAGAGGGTTTTTTACCTTATAGCATAACGGATTACAATTTAAGAAAGCAAACCATTACTTTACCTTTATTCACATATAAAGGGGAAGATGTAGAAATAAATTTACCCCAACTATTTTTATATGACAGAGCCAAAAATGATTTCAGTCAAAAACCGTCCATGAAACTCTATTTAAGAGGAGAAAAAGTAAGAGGGAATTTACCAATATCAGAAAAAGGGGTGGTTACGATCCCTAATAATTTAATATCCACTATTAAAAAAGGAGATGATCTATATTTATATCAAGATACGTATACACAAAATAATACCTACATGGGAGACAATTATCTACGATTTTCCCAATTAAATATAGAATTACCGAAAGTACCTGAAAAAGAATACCAAGCCTTAGTAGATATTTATAACCAGCTTAATGGAGCGAACTGGAAAGGATATTATTCTAGTTGGAAAAAATGGGATATAACGGAAAATAATTTACATGAGGTAAAATGGGATGGAATAACGGTAGAGAATGGACATGTTACCGAACTAAGTTTATATTATTTTTATAATGTAAAAGGCAAACTACCGTCAAGCATAAAAAATTTAGAATACTTAAAAATATTAAATTTATCTTCTTATGAGAATATACAAAAAGACTTTCGAGGCACCGATTGGAGTATTTTATCAGGATTAAAGAATTTAGAAGTTTTATATCTGTATGGGAATAAAATAGAAGGATCATTACCGGAGAGTTGGGGAGAATTAAAGAAATTAAAGCATTTAGAAGTAAGATATAATTCAATAAATCAATTACATTCCACCATAGGAAATATGGAAAAATTAATAAGATTAGAATTAGATGGAAATCAAATACAAGAATTACCTCCGTCAATTTCTAAATGTAATTTGGAATATTTAGATCTTTCATATAATAATTTCAAAAAAGTACCCAAAGAACTTGAAGAGATCAAAAGCTTAAAGACAGTAAAATTTTATAGTAATCAAATTTCATCCATAGAGGGTTTTTTACCTTATAGCATAACGGATTACAATTTAAGAAAGCAAACCATTACTTTACCTTTATTCACATATAAAGGGGAAGATGTAGAAATAAATTTACCCCAACTATTTTTATATGACAGAGCCAAAAATGATTTCAGTCAAAAACCGTCTATGAAACTCTATTTAAGAGGAGAAAAAGTAAGAGGGAATTTACCAATATCAGAAAAAGGGGTGGTTACGATCCCTAATAATTTAATATCCACTATTAAAAAAGGAGATGATCTATATTTATATCAAGATACGTATACACAAAATAATACCTACATGGGAGACAATTATCTACGATTTTCTCAAGTAAATATAGAATTACCGAAAGTACCTGAAAAAGAATACCAAGCCTTAGTAGATATTTATAACCAGCTTAATGGAGCGAACTGGAAAGGATATTATTCTAGTTGGAAAAAATGGGATATTACGGAGAATAATTTACATGAGATACCATGGAGTGGAGTAACAGTAGAAAATGGACATGTCACCGGACTTAGTTTATATTATTTTTATAATGTAAAAGGTAAACTACCGGAAAGTATTATAAACCTTGAATACATAAAAATTTTAAATTTTAATTCCTATTACTTAGATGCTATAGATATAAGCAATTCAAATTTGGAAGTACTATCGAAATTAAAGAATTTAGAATATTTAAATTTATCAAGATGTAAAATACAAGGAGTTTTACCTGAAAGTTGGGGAGAAATGGGGAAATTAAAAACGTTGATTATAAGTAAGAATGATATAAGTCAATTACATTCCACTATAGGAAATATGGAAAAATTAATAAGATTAGAATTAGATGGAAATCAAATACATGACCTACCAAAATCATTAATTCAAAATCATTGGGCAATTTCAAATATAAATTTTAAAAATCAAACTATTAAAATTTCAGAATTAGAAACGGGCACTAATGAATTGATTATCAAACTTCCGCAAATTTGTGTTTTCTCCATAAACAACGGATCTTCAAACCTTAATGGAAAATATATTTTTAATATATATATTAATAATGTAAGAAAGGGATCAACGTATTCTAATAACGGAATGTTATATTTTAAGGATATAGCTTCGTGGGGAGTAAAATATGGAGATAAGGTAAGAATTGAACAAACGGAAGGATATGCACAAGGCACAAACATATATTATGATAAATTAACTTTCGGTAGACAGGTGGAAGCTACTGAATTTGAAATTTTAAAAAAGTTTCATTCTTCTACATTAGGATTTCTATGGAAAAATAAATGGGATGTGTCGAAAAATAATCTTCATTTAGAAAATTGGTATGGTGTAGGAATTAAAGATGGACATATAATATCCATTTCTTTACCGAATAATTTATTGAAGGGAACTATTCCTGAGGAAATTTCAGGATTGAAATCTCTTGAAGTTCTAAATTTAAACTCAAACGAAATCGAAGGAGAATTACCCATATCATTAGGTAATTTAAAAAAATTAAAGATTTTAAATGTTTTAAGTAATAAAATATCCGGAAACATTCCTGCCTCATTGTCAGAATCAAAAGAACTAAAAAAATTGATTTTATCTAATAATAATTTTTCCGGGACTATTCATTCTCAAGTGTTAAATGAATTAAAAGAAATAAATGAGCTTGATTTATCGAATAATTCTTTTACCGATATCGATCATCCATTAACTTTTAACAATGCAGATATACGAAATCAAGAGAGCAGCAAAGATGAATATTTAGAATTAAAAGATGATAAAATTATCGTTAAACTAAATAAAATTAATTTATACGATACTAAAAATTCTGATTTCAAAGCTAAAAATACATTTTACTTACAGGCTAATAATTTAAATATATCCAAAAGTACAGCTAAAGACAGTTTGGTCATTTTCTCAGATATAAATATATCAGAAATACCCGATAATGCTTCTATAGCCATTTGGCAATCAGACGGTTCTGCGTCAGGTTCACATAACCGATATAAAGGCATTGTACGACAATCTACCACTCCGGTCTTTGACGAAGAATATCGAGCTTTGGTGAAGCTATACCAAAAAACAAACGGTAATCAATGGAAAGAAAAATGGGATATTTCATCGAATAATCTACATATACAATCTTGGAAAGGGATAATTCATAATGAAGGACATATCATTGAAATAAATCTTTCCGACAATAATTTAAACGGAATAATTCCGAAAGAAATAGCAGATTTACCTAAACTTAAATCGATAAATCTTTCTTCTAACCGTATAAATGGTATTGAAAAAATAATTCCATCAAATGTAACAGTCATTTTGGATCGTCAAACTATTGATTTAGGAAAATTACCATTATCTGATCAAACTGTGATAAAAGATACAAGCATAAATCGATACGATCATAAATCACAAAAATTTATTAATCAAAGTTATTCGATCACTATTGGTGATTTCAGTAAGAATATAACTATACCAGAAAAAGGTATAAAATTAGTAGACTTAATTCAACGATGGAATATTCCAACCAATCAAGAGTTAACCTTAAAACAGATATCAGGCACAACAAAATATAGTAATATAAGCTATATTTTGACATATAAAGACGGAGATTCAAATATGGATGGAGTAGTTAATGTTCTTGACATACAAACAATTTTAAATTATTTGCAATCTATTTATCCTAAATATTTTAATTATTCCGCTTCTGATATAAATAAGGATTCTGATATAAATTTACTGGATGTATTACTATTAGTAAATCAGATTCAGAGCAATACTTTAGAAAAAAATCCTCAAATTAAAAATGAAGTAACTTCTCGAAACTTGACTAATAATTTAAGTATTGAAAACAACATTTTATATTTAGAAAATTTTGATCAAACGGTTTCAGCTTTTGATATTCGATTAAAAGGTGGATTAAATGAAAATATAATATCCTTACTAAATCCAAAAGATTTTACTTTGCATGTTTCTAAGAATCATGAACTAATTAGTATACTATGCTTTAGCACTAAAGATGGACTTAAAGTTGGAAAACATCCCATAGCTCAAATTCCTTCAGGTAGTAAAATTGTATCTGGACTATTGTCCAATGAAAAGGCCGAAGAAATTGTGTTCCAAATTAATGGTAAATTATTAAATATTGATGATACTAATGAAGCTAATGATTTATCGAATAAAGTAACTAATACACCTAATCCTTTTTCAGAGAAAACTTTTATAAAGTATTATCTTCCGGATAATGCATTAGATGTTCATTTAACTTTATATGATCTTCAAGGAAGGGTAGTAAAGGTTGTAAAAAATTTGCCGGTAAATCAAGGAAATTGTAAGTATACTTTATTCAAAAGCAACCTCACGCCAGGTGTATATATCTATTTTTTAGAACAAAAATTTAGAAATTATAAGAAAACATATAAAAGAAAAATCTTAGTAACCGATTAA
- a CDS encoding YiiX/YebB-like N1pC/P60 family cysteine hydrolase, whose product MKKYFSLIVIYQFCFVFSQSYSSFTFDLKDGDLLFQESYAKNMDSAIKQVTSGIDNYNFTHVGMVYKDSITKSFNVIEATHPKVKITPLEEFLIPKKYENKPPISVVGRLKAPYQKLIPQAIKEAQKLIGKEYDDAFDLTNDQYYCSELIYKILYISNDNKEVFPLNVMTFKSLDTGKFIPYWESHFQKLGIPIPEGELGINPGAMSKSDVIDIVYYYNP is encoded by the coding sequence ATGAAAAAGTATTTTAGCCTAATCGTTATATATCAATTTTGTTTTGTTTTTTCACAAAGTTATAGTTCATTTACATTTGATTTAAAAGATGGAGATTTACTATTTCAAGAATCCTATGCTAAAAATATGGATAGCGCAATCAAACAGGTTACTTCAGGCATAGATAATTATAATTTTACCCATGTTGGAATGGTATATAAAGATTCTATTACAAAATCATTTAATGTAATTGAAGCAACTCATCCCAAAGTAAAAATTACACCGCTGGAAGAATTTTTAATTCCAAAAAAATATGAAAATAAACCGCCCATTTCTGTTGTTGGAAGATTGAAAGCACCCTATCAAAAATTGATTCCACAAGCGATAAAAGAAGCTCAAAAATTAATAGGTAAAGAATACGATGACGCTTTTGATTTAACTAATGATCAATACTATTGTTCAGAGCTTATATATAAAATTTTGTATATATCCAATGACAATAAAGAAGTATTTCCTTTAAATGTAATGACATTTAAATCCTTAGATACAGGAAAATTTATTCCGTATTGGGAAAGTCATTTTCAAAAATTAGGAATTCCTATTCCGGAAGGAGAATTAGGAATTAATCCGGGAGCTATGTCCAAATCTGATGTCATCGATATCGTTTATTATTATAACCCCTAG